Proteins encoded by one window of Leopardus geoffroyi isolate Oge1 chromosome X, O.geoffroyi_Oge1_pat1.0, whole genome shotgun sequence:
- the GSPT2 gene encoding eukaryotic peptide chain release factor GTP-binding subunit ERF3B has product MDLGSSSSDSAPDCWDQVDMETPGLAPSGDGASSAVAEAQREHLSSAFSRQLNVNAKPFVPNVHAAEFVPSFLRGPAQPQTPLADITSIDETCTGAGDPQGKRLGREAPVEHSKEEQLVWREGSNSAITMELSEPVVENGEVEMVLEESWEHNKEVSEAEPGGSSLGDSGPPEESGQEMMEKEEVRKSKSVVMPSGAPKKEHVNVVFIGHVDAGKSTIGGQIMFLTGMVDKRTLEKYEREAKEKNRETWYLSWALDTNQEERDKGKTVEVGRAYFETEKKHFTILDAPGHKSFVPNMIGGASQADLAVLVISARKGEFETGFEKGGQTREHAMLAKTAGVKHLVVLINKMDDPTVNWSSERYEECKEKLVPFLKKVGFSPKKDIHFMPCSGLTGANIKEQSDFCPWYTGLPFIPYLDNMPNFNRSIDGPIRLPIVDKYKDMGTVVLGKLESGSIFKGQQLVMMPNKHNVEVLGILSDDAETDYVAPGENLKIRLKGIEEEEILPGFILCDPNNLCHSGRTFDVQIVIIEHKSIICPGYNAVLHIHTCIEEVEITALISLVDKKSGEKSKTRPRFVKQDQVCIARLRTAGTICLETFKDFPQMGRFTLRDEGKTIAIGKVLKLVPEKD; this is encoded by the coding sequence ATGGAtctgggcagcagcagcagcgattCCGCGCCCgactgctgggaccaggtggacATGGAAACCCCGGGTTTGGCCCCAAGCGGAGACGGAGCCTCCTCCGCGGTGGCCGAGGCCCAACGGGAACATCTCAGCTCGGCATTCAGCCGTCAGCTCAACGTCAACGCCAAACCCTTCGTGCCTAATGTACACGCCGCGGAGTTCGTGCCGTCCTTTCTGCGGGGCCCGGCCCAGCCGCAGACCCCCCTGGCCGACATCACCAGCATCGATGAAACCTGCACCGGCGCGGGCGACCCTCAAGGTAAAAGGCTGGGACGGGAGGCACCTGTGGAACATTCCAAAGAGGAACAGTTAGTGTGGCGTGAAGGTTCCAATTCAGCCATTACTATGGAACTTTCAGAACCTGTTGTAGAAAATGGAGAGGTGGAAATGGTTCTAGAAGAATCATGGGAGCACAATAAAGAAGTAAGTGAAGCTGAGCCAGGGGGTAGTTCCTTGGGAGATTCAGGGCCCCCAGAAGAGAGTGGCCAAGAAatgatggagaaagaggaagtgagaaaATCTAAATCTGTGGTTATGCCCTCAGGTGCTCCTAAAAAAGAACACGTAAATGTGGTATTCATTGGGCATGTAGATGCTGGAAAGTCAACCATTGGAGGACAAATTATGTTTTTGACAGGAATGGTTGACAAAAGGACACTTGAGAAATATGAGAgagaagctaaagaaaaaaacagagaaacttgGTATTTGTCCTGGGCCTTAGATACAAATCAGGAAGAACGAGACAAGGGTAAAACAGTAGAAGTGGGTCGTGcctattttgaaacagaaaagaaacatttcacgATTTTAGATGCTCCTGGCCACAAGAGTTTTGTCCCAAATATGATTGGTGGTGCTTCTCAAGCTGATTTGGCTGTACTGGTAATCTCTGCCAGGAAAGGAGAATTTGAAACTGGATTTGAGAAAGGTGGACAGACAAGAGAACATGCGATGTTGGCAAAAACAGCAGGGGTAAAACATTTAGTAGTGCTTATCAATAAGATGGATGATCCCACAGTAAATTGGAGCAGTGAGAGATACgaagaatgtaaagaaaaactGGTGCCCTTTTTGAAAAAAGTCGGCTTTAGTCCCAAAAAGGACATTCACTTTATGCCCTGCTCAGGGCTGACTGGGGCAAATATTAAAGAGCAATCAGATTTTTGCCCTTGGTACACTGGATTACCATTTATTCCATATTTGGATAATATGCCAAACTTCAACAGATCAATTGATGGACCAATTAGACTGCCAATTGTGGATAAGTACAAGGATATGGGTACTGTGGTCCTGGGAAAGCTGGAATCAGGATCCATTTTTAAAGGCCAGCAGCTTGTGATGATGCCGAACAAGCACAATGTGGAAGTTCTTGGAATTCTTTCTGATGATGCTGAAACTGATTATGTAGCCCCAGGTGAAAACCTTAAAATCAGACTGAAGGGAATTGAAGAAGAAGAGATTCTTCCTGGATTCATACTTTGTGACCCTAATAATCTGTGCCATTCTGGACGCACATTTGATGTTCAGATAGTGATTATTGAGCACAAGTCTATCATCTGCCCAGGCTATAATGCGGTGCTGCACATTCATACTTGTATTGAGGAAGTTGAGATAACAGCCTTAATCTCCTTGGTAGACAAAAAATCAGGAGAGAAAAGTAAGACACGACCCCGCTTTGTGAAACAAGATCAAGTGTGCATTGCCCGTTTAAGGACAGCAGGAACTATCTGCCTCGAAACATTCAAGGATTTTCCTCAGATGGGTCGTTTTACTTTAAGAGATGAGGGTAAGACCATTGCGATTGGAAAAGTTCTGAAACTGGTCCCAGAGAAGGACTGA